A window of Chlorocebus sabaeus isolate Y175 chromosome 14, mChlSab1.0.hap1, whole genome shotgun sequence contains these coding sequences:
- the LOC103220413 gene encoding selenoprotein K-like, with amino-acid sequence MVYILNGQVLDSQSQSPWRLSFITDFFWGIAEFVVLFFKTLLQQDVKKRRSYGNSSDSRYDDGRGPPGNPPQRMGRNQSSAWP; translated from the coding sequence ATGGTTTACATCTTGAACGGACAAGTGTTGGACAGCCAGAGTCAGTCTCCATGGAGATTATCTTTCATAACAGATTTCTTCTGGGGAATAGCTgagtttgtggttttgtttttcaaaactctGCTTCAGCAAgatgtgaaaaaaagaagaagctatGGAAACTCATCTGATTCCAGATATGATGATGGAAGAGGGCCACCGGGAAACCCTCCCCAAAGAATGGGTAGAAATCAATCATCTGCGTGGCCCTAG